The Haliotis asinina isolate JCU_RB_2024 chromosome 3, JCU_Hal_asi_v2, whole genome shotgun sequence genome segment AATGACAGCATGGGTCACGTTGGAGTTGCTGACATGGGTTAAGgtaaaatataaacaggaaaaTGTTGTAACAACACTGTTCACATATGACATAGCAATGAATATTTCCAAGTTTCAAAAAACAATTCCACAAATTAAAAAGCCTGATTAACAAAAATGTTAGTTGCTTGCATTTTCCTATTAATGACAGTGATTTTCATAGGTCTACACTATTTCACTTTGATTCAGGATTACAAATGTTATACAATTCAtgtatggggttttttttcaatgagACATCATCACAGAAACaaaagatataataaaaaaaactcaTTTAATATCATacaaaaatagataaaaaggatACGGAGCTATTCTGTCCCACTGAACTTGTAAGTTTCCATTCACAACTTCAAAATCAGCTTCCGGAAAGCTATCATCTTTTAGTTGAACACCTAAAGCTGCACTGAAAAAGGAAACAAgtgttaaaaaacaacaacttgcACTGTTTATTATCACATCTTTATACATTTATAAAAGCAAAACACAAAATTCCTACATGGTAAAGAGTCAGCAATACACAGTGAAAACATACAAATAAAATTCTCACCTTCCTCCAACATTAAATATTCTATATTCTACTGTCAAATCTTTGCCTTCTACTAGGTACTGGTTCAGAATGTTCTTCGATGCCAGTAACCTGGCCTCCCCAGCATCTTCTGCTGGACACACCACAAACAGGCTTACAGCCAAAATCACGGCAGCTACCAACAGATTCatctggaaaaacaaaaaactgtCAATATGGTGTATGTGTGCTAAACAAGCCAAAACGTCCACACTCAAACAAACAACTACTGATACAGGAAAGGTTCGACCAGGGTGTCCATAAATATATAGCAAAAAACCCATCAAAGCTAACGGCTGATTATGTAACCTAGATGACAGGTGGTACCTGGGGGCCATTTACTTTAAACCCTATTGGTTAGACCATTTTTATTGCTGCTAATGAAATGGCCTTGGGCAACAGGAAGATGACCACCTTAGTAACAATAGCCTTGGATGATTCCAGATTACATGGATTTCATAGTTAAGTGTCTGTAACATTAAAGTTGGTTATGAAAGATGatggtatgtttttgtatcaCTATTATGCATTGGCatggataacaatttcacaTCTAAGGTAAAGTTGGTAACGCGGATATTAATTATGTCCAGCCACCACATACAGCTgtactgaaacatatttatagATGTAACTTCATAATGCCTATAAAAGGTTGGAAATTAGTAACgcatgtttctgtttttaatcAAGTCTCAAATGAAAGAAAGCACGAGATGTAATCAACCTTTGCttaaattgaaaaaaacccacctcCATGCAGGTATATTTAAACACATAATCAGACTATATTATGAATTCACACTCATAACCCACTCATGAACAGAAAATTCCAGTATTCGACCATAAAACTACGTACAACATACAGTATAAGCATGATAACACTGTTGAGGTATCTCCGATTTCCAACCAATCTGTTACAACAAATAATCACATCATAGACATATCATAAGGTAAGTAGGTGATTTAGAGTGCACgatttaaatgcaaataatAACCAAGTGACTTTTACGGTCACTTTTACTTTAATCATCATGTGTGACGTATGAtggtcacaaaattcaactctgaCCTGTCACCAGTATTGGCTATTCGCCACGTCGACATGTTCTAATGAGAGAACTGAATTTGTTTATACAACCATTTAATACGATTATCAACGCACGGATCAGACAAGATGCATATGAGAGAACCAACACccaaaatatatacaacaattTTAAGGTGgaagtgaaaataaacaactcGACATGTTCACTAACTCACCACGCTTCTAAGTCAAAGCCGGCCAGTGTGAAAAGGAAGTCAGAAGCGTTGTGAGCTTGTGATTTCATACTACTCCCCAAAGAACTAATCCCTATCATATATGCAAGTAATGGAGAACGAGATATGCATTTTCTttagatccatcaaattactgACGGGTGACATACTGCAGATCACAGCAATATGGGTTTAAACACCCCTATATAAATCAGAAAATTATATAGTAGTTATAATTTGATTAAATGTTCAGGAAAATTCAAAACAAGGATTGGTCCCTACAGTTACCGGATATCCGTCAGTCGTTCCCAGAGTTCCCGACTAAAAAGAACAATCATGGCGGAGAGTACGGAAAATTCTGGATCTTTGATCACAGTTACCGTCAAAACACCGAAAGAAAAACATGATATAAAACTATCAGCGGATTCTACAGTGAAGGAGGTATACTAAGTAATTGTGTGATCTAACACGTTGATTTCATGTGACCCATATCTCTCGCATATCGTGGTAACAGGTGCCCCGAATATGCATCGAAAATATCATCTTTTTCACTGAGTTGCTTGATAATGTTGATCAAATTGACGTTCAAAGTCATGCCTTTTTTGATAAGCGTGACCGAACTCTGGCATTGACAAACACGTTGTCTGTATGGTAGGATGTTTTAGGTCGTCTTGCCTGGAAGTCTTTCATCTGAGTGTAGACAATTTCAGTGTGGTATCAATTACGAAACGCTGAAGTAAGGACCATGAAAATATGTGAGAATTACTAAGATCATGGTGGATACTTTGAGAATCATAAGGACTGTAtgatttttaatattttctcaTAATGTTGATTTAAGTGACTGGTGAAACTTACACATTCCACTGATAAGGTGGTTTTTTTTCCATTATGAGGGATAATTCTGTCAAGGAATGAAGGATGCTCAATCCCTTCCAATCAAGAACTTGTTTATGTCCCCTTTTCCAATGAACACCCTTCACAGTCCTTAAGCTTAGAGTGCTCAGTTAAGTTTGCTACTTTTGATTTAAGTGTACCAGAGATTGTGTTTGTGGTGTGCAAATCAAAATATGATttatacatatgtcatattttggtcATGTTCATTAATTGGGCACAGTTACTTTTGATTATGAGTTATTAACAGGATAACAAATGCCCCATACCCCTGAAGATACAAAATTGACCTAACATATTTGGACCAGTTTTTGAGCTTTAATGGTCGACCAGTAAATGGATAATTTAGACCCAAATTTGGATGATTCATAGTCATACCTTAACGTAAATGATTCATACCAAAATTTGGATGGCTTACATCTGTTTGCTGCAGTACCAAAACCAGTTTATCTGTTAGCTGTAACTGGTTTTGGATTTATTTAATGATAAGAGATATCTTTTAGCTGTGGTTAAACAGATACCTTTCAGGTGAGATCAAGTGTTTGGGTTTTCTTGAACATAAACAGGTTGGTTTGTCACAACATATCTCTTGTCTCAAACATGATTTCCAGCCCATTGCATATATACTGGGACCagtgaaattatgaataatgatctatctactcactgacacactgataaaatatcaagcataaaaataccaatgtcCCTAGCTTATTTTGTCAAGTATAATTGTAATTATTCTATTCATCTAAGATTCTAATATGGTTAATGTTGAGGTCATGAACAAACATTGATTTGAGTGTGGTAACATCTTGTGAGTATATGTCATGCTTCAAATAAGCAAAACAAGTACTTTTCTAttactgtttcatttttgaAGCATGAGATAATTATTAATGAACAATGAGCTATGTGTGTGCAAACATGTTCCAGTTTCACCATGTTTACTATGTCATACATTGTGTTCATGGACAAAGTGTTACCTCTGTCTAAATGTTTTAAAGGGTTTTTTCCTTCAAACTTTAAAGACTGAATTTGGATCAAATGTGTACGATACTGCCCATGAAAAGTtgagactcacttaaagcatttCATTTTATGTTCTGTTTTTCTATACTTGTGGTTACATGAGGAtaaatttctccactaacttgcgggaaccaactgcaaaccttgtGCAGTTAAATTgcatgaggatcatgcatcaagttGACGATAAGCATGTACAGATTTTGGGCAAGTGGACAGCTGTGTTTTAATGAAAAGctttgttaagaattcaccaagtttcactgagtttcattatttattgaaCTTGAATTGACAAAAATCTTTTCAacatctagtttagaacagttgactgaagtaaatgGCTAGTATTACACTTGTGactctaaacttttgatgggagtACATATGTGTTCTATATCTCTTAATCATGTTTTTGCCAAAGTTGCAATGATTGATCTTACTAGTGAAATTTACCATTGCGAGTGAATGTGAAATAAACTGTTGTAGATTTGTCAGTCTTGACTTGAGACTGGTTTAGTTACAAATACGTATTAATGTGCACTTGTTTATAATTTATGCAGATACTAGTTCCATAAGCTTAAACACTTTCTAGCCTAAGGCTATCCTGTCAGTCAAGTCAGAAATATATTGTACTCTGCAATGACTGTCATGCCAAAGGGATTTCAGATTTATAGTCTGAATGGCACTTGTTCTGAATGccgatatattttcattattgtaAATTGCCCtttgtcatgtttgttgttttagtgtatATGGTTTTCATGTCTTAAGGAAGATGAAGGTAAAAAGTACAGGCAGTGGCAAGAAATGATTTCGGAGGGTACATGGATGAAATGTTAGCAATTTGTTGAAAAGTATTGTACTTCTTAGTTGTGACATATTCCATGGTGTGATATGGTTGGACAATACTTTTAACCCTGGATGATAACAATTTAAGTCATTGTTTTTCGGGACCTCTCACAGCAAACCACAACAGTTAAAATCTGTTACCCTTTTGCTTTACTCCCTGTTGTATTATGTGAACTTGGAACATTAAAACTGAAACACTGTCCAAAACATCATAAATTCCATAACATTCACTTGAAATGAGAACTGAAACACCATCACCATCTAATATCATGATATTCCCAGAATTATATTTGGCCTTGGTCAAAGCTTGATATTCAAAAATGTGTCTGCAACAAATGTGATTATTATCCCCAGCATTTTCCATTTATTGAATTTGAATcatggtgtatatatatatatattatatgattCTTGTTCATCTCAGTCCTGCTATTACGGCATCATATCATTTCAATATATATCATGCCATGATATGCAAAACAGGCACTGTTATCGCTGTTATTGTGTTATATTGTGTTGATATGAAAGAATGGCTGTAGTAAATCTGAGCATGATTTCACCTTCCAGGCATGTTGGGGACAACATTTTTAAAAGTTGAGATTATGGTAGGGGCAGgattatttgcattttgctgTGACAAATTTAAAGTATGGAAAACATTCAAAACCTTATGAATCTCAAGTTTCTAATGGTTTGATCAGTATTGTTATGTTATACTATGATCCATTTCAGCTGAGGGAAAAGGTGTCAAAAGAATTTGGCGCCCCAGTTGAGCAGCTATGTCTGATATTTGCTGGCAAGATTCTGAAAGAGAATGAGACACTGACACATCATGGCATCAAGGATGGACTCACTGTGCATCTCGTTGTCAAGTCAGCTAACAGGGTGAGTTGTGTACCAGAGTTCCAAAGGGTATCATTTTTACTTGTGCTTCTTTTGAAGCAGACATACATTCTCACTCAGGAAGCCTCCCCATTTCCCTCCacattggtcacatgaccagccctgTTTGGCACCCTCTCCTCCATCACCCGACAATGACTCCTACTACCTGAGGTACAGGGCTTCAGGGAATCAGCGCAACATGCAGCATCTGCTAGACtttcatctactgcatttacaatGACACTGCAACCTTCCGAGAGTGTACTTTCAGCACAGACATCGACAACATCTACACCCAACACATCGGATGCTTCTGCAAATCTACAGCCACTGCGGCATTTGGAATTGGACATCATCAGTCATCAACAGCTATTACAGTCACCTTGCGTGACAATTCAACAAGTCCTTCAGATGAAGTAGATGTATAGTGTGTGAACGCTTCCATTCACGAAGATCTTCACCATCAGCTGTATCATCTTGACACGGCTTAGCACGCAAGCACATATCCTGCTACAACAACAAGCATACACCGAGTACATCCCCTGATCGTCACAGACCATCATCGTTCTCCATCTTCGTTGGATGTGGTCTCCACATGCAGGTCTGCTTGGAATGGCAACCACTCCACCAATGCAAGGACGACGTTCAGCACACACTTTCAGACAACATGCGAATGCATTCTTGGAAGAATAGAGATGACTCATTTGAGCGTCCCTGACTTACATCAGAGGGAAAAAGAAGTCATCTTCTCAGACTCAGAGGTTACATCTTGAATTACGATTGGACTAGACCTCACATTACCATCAAAGGAGTCCTGTGATGCCCTCACCTACAATCTTGACATTCCCTACGATAATGCTGATATCTACTGTACTGGACAACTTATCTACGATTTCCCATACTGCGTTgaagcatcagcatcagcatcagcatcagcatcagcatcagcatcagcatcagcatcagcatcagcatcatcacatccagtccttcaacattcagAGATTTACTTTTCAACTGACTTGGAGACTGCACTCAAACACCTTCAGCATTTCAGCAGGGAGGGTTCCCTGCATGCTTCATCAGGACACTATGGCTTGAAATATGGATCTTCATCCTTCACAGGAGCATGTGCGCATGCAtgcacaaaagcatttggggaatGGGAACTATTCTACTAGACTGACACATGTGGAAGCAGCATATcaacatttgttgtttaatgccagaAATTTCCAACTTCGAAGGAGATCAGATCATTTTATCTGCTCTACTTACTTTGAGTAAGGGTCAGCAATTCATCTCAAAAGCATCTGGCACTAACATTAGGTTGTCGTGCACCAGCAGCAAGGAATTCAACAAGATTATTTCAACACTTCAAGGAACACGGTTAATACAGTCAACCTGTACCAACGTGGGAAAGTATGGGAATTGCTGTGCAACATCTGTATAAGATAATGACGGTATACTTTTCAGTCGAAGAATACCAACACAATATCTAGGAGGACAGTCAATCCAGTATTAAGTTTTGGAAGGTTTCAACCCCTTCCAATCACTCATCTATACACATGCTAAATCGTGTATCTCTGCAGCAAGCCTGCATACTAGTGAGGGAATCACTGACTGCACAAGATTTCACAATGATCATTTGGCTGCAACTCCGGTGATGTCACACCTGGAATCTGATTGGTCTTTGAAGGACAAAGCCCTGTACAGAAAGCGACTAGTGTTCTCGTTTCAGGAAGTCATCTACAGATGTAAATAACCCTTCTGTCATTGGAAAGGCGATATTTACAACCCAGATAGCAGTCTACAGTGGCATTGGATTGTCATCACGGGGCATGAGGTCTTCTAACAGCAGatttattgatgtttatttggaGAATTACAGCAACAGATGGCAGTTTCTGCTGCAACAGCCAGCCAGCTCTAAATAGACTTCACATGGATGAGAACTCGCTCACAACTTACAGTGTTAACGATCTGAAGATGAAGTGATTCTGGTGCCAACATCTTCATTACCGATGAAGTATGTACCTGTTCATACTACCTCTCTATCTGTCTTCATGTATATTCAGGTGATTGAAATGTTTCTGGAGCAACGGGCATGGCCTACACAAAATGGTAGCACATTATGGGAAGATTATTGATGAAGTCAGACTCAAGTTCTACATTCCAGGGAAGAAGAATCATGTAACATGAAAGTGTTGAGACAGATTCAAGCCATGACACCACAAGTCTACTCTCTCCATTACCACTATGACAGTGACAGTGGAAGAAGGGAAcgtcaagggatttcaagtttTCCACTACCTTCACATAGGGTGGGGAGAGAGGCAAATAAACATGAATCATGtgaagtataaaatatcaagtttattcagaaaacgacatttttCTGCAGCTGCTTCTGTTATATCTGTTTATCTGCCAGGTGTTAAATCACCATTCTTCTGCAATAGATATCCTAGATCATTCATCTTGAAAGTGATGTTACCAGTACCATCTCTCTTATGCTTTTTGTTAACTGCACAGATTTTCTCCCCCAACCATGTCAACTGAACCTGAAAACTTAATCGATGATTTTGCCTCTTCTGATGAAGAATGTTAATTGATGTCACTGTTTCATTATCCACCCAACTAATATGTTTTTGGTCTGAGTATTATGTCTGTTCCAACTGTTACAGAATAACGAGTCCTCATCTTCTCGGCCAGCAGCTACTACAACATCACAGGTACTGTTGTTATTGTAGCAACTCTTATAGAGTGGATAAACCCATACCTGAGTAGGCTGACATCTTTTCAAAACTATGTATACATTATCGCCTGGGTTGCTGGTATGCATCCTTATTAGATACAGACTTCTTTAAATTCAACATGAACAATAGGTTTGTTTTGGCTGATTCATGCGTGGGTTGAGAgcattgtgtccattttttcctGGTCATCCTGATATCAAAGCTTCTCGTTCAGTTTGCAGATTTGATCTCATCCAAATGCCTTTGTTTAGACCTTTCATATAAGAATGATATGCCTTTTGCCATACCTAAAGTAGGATACATTTCtcgagtgtgtgtgtatatgtgaggACAGAGGAAAATGCACTAAAATCCCAAACCCTTGCAAAACATCAACCAAAAATGAAGAAGACAGTAATGTCTTAGACTTGTGTACAGTGCCCTTATGAGATGTTCTTTGGCCTATAGTAAAAAGTGTCCTATATTTTTTCACCCACAGCCTCCCCCGAGTCAACCCAATGTGTCTGCAAGCCCCCTGGGACTTGGTGGTCTGGGAGGTCTGGCCGGCCTGGGCAACTTGGGGATGGGGTCTGCAAACTTCATGGAGATGCAGCAGAGAATGCAGACCGAGGTGAGGACAGTGCTACTGTTGACCTAAGGCTATCACTACAGTGTAAATCACAATTACCATTTTTGCATACCATCCTACTTTTAACTTGTCTGTATTACAGATTCTGTTCAAAATGATGAAGAAAAGAACAGATTTCCTCAGTCGAAAACAAATTGATCTGTCTTGTGAATGAGCTGAGCTCAGATATTGGCCTGTAGAATTTCCCTGTAAATGTCTTGATGTGTTTATTGCAGCTTTTGAGCAACCCCGATATGCTCCGCCAGATGATGGAGAACCCGTTTGTACAGCAGATGATGTCCAACCCTGATGTGATGAGGCAACTCATTACAAACAATCCTCAGATGAGGGAACTGATGGAGGTATGCCAAACAATTTCAGGGAGACCTGTGGTcatgcgggttagaattgactttcagtaaccatgtttgtcgtagaggtgacaaacgggatcaggtggtcaggcctgctgatttggttgacacgtcagcGTACCCCAAATATGTAAATTgaagttcatgctgttgatcacttgattgtctggtccagacttgattatgtgcagattgccaccatatagctggaatattgctgagtgcaacattaAGCTAAACTTACTCTCTCAGTTGTGGAAGAATGTTATTTTCCCAGGGGATATGCAGGTCATGGATGCATCCAATTCATGGTTGTCTCCTTTCTGTAAACAAAAGTTTACCAGtttctctctgtatttctttGGTCAATGTCTGTAAGTAGCGATGTCCATTGTAGCTTCTGGCTATGTCATCTATAGTGAAAATGCTTTCGTGAATCGCCTGTGCTGGAGTTTTCAGTTTGTGTCATTCTGTGTGAGAGGTAGTTGAAATGGAGTTCACATTTTCAGGGCCTTTCATTTGTGATAATGCATACAGTTGCACCACTTTATCATTGCCTGTATTTTGTACCTGTATTTTTCAGCCCTCTGGAAAGAATTGACGAAAGGAAGTCTGTCACTTTTTGTACATATAACACCAGTTACTAGGTGTCATAAAGTATTTTATAAGATGCATGTCATGTAATGGATCTTCAGCTTACATGACATTATTTGGGTCAAAGTTTAAGTGTATTTCACTCTCAGTTATTGTCACTTTAATTGCAGCGTAATCCTGAGATAACCCACATGTTGAACAACCCGGAACTAATGCGACAGGTAGGTGGAGTTGAAGTTTGTTCTTGTAATTAGTGTATTGTGTCAGAATGACCTGGAAAACTGTAAACAACTATGATGCTTGTATATAATATGTGAATAGTCCAACAAACATTTTTGGCATATTTGTGAAGTTATTGTTGTCACCAAGTGTGTAATATGATGTTGTTGCAGACGATGGAGTTGGCAAGAAACCCAGCGATGTTGCAGGAGTTAATGAGAACTCAGGATAGAGCCATGAGTAA includes the following:
- the LOC137277712 gene encoding translocon-associated protein subunit beta-like; the encoded protein is MNLLVAAVILAVSLFVVCPAEDAGEARLLASKNILNQYLVEGKDLTVEYRIFNVGGSAALGVQLKDDSFPEADFEVVNGNLQVQWDRIAPNSNVTHAVILRPTKSGYFNFTSAEVNYKASEEATETQFGYTSAPGEGGIVNKKDFERRFSPHVLDWLVFAVMTLPSLGIPYLLWYSSKSKYDTPKPKKN